A genomic window from Silene latifolia isolate original U9 population chromosome 11, ASM4854445v1, whole genome shotgun sequence includes:
- the LOC141613063 gene encoding zinc finger protein ZAT3-like: MDDTNNNIPPSPSPSPETFSILPSSTAHHRRKRSKFLRIKPTPIPKIPSRKPDPSAPKITRPCTECGKTFWSWKALFGHMRCHPERQWRGINPPPHLRHSPPPSDDDLEVAASLLLLANSTISSARFECSSCKKAFPTHQALGGHRASHKNVKGCYAITKDGGVEEEVTNAIVQGQNCHFDCNFEEIDLGLGGPASTSNFRSRLDPSTQPVKAQFVIDLNLPAQDVEDVGRPAADYGASMQLDLRLGI; encoded by the coding sequence ATGGATGACACCAACAACAACATACCGCCTTCGCCTTCGCCCTCACCCGAGACTTTCTCCATTCTCCCGTCCTCTACCGCCCACCACAGGCGTAAACGGTCCAAATTCCTCCGTATTAAGCCCACACCAATACCGAAAATCCCATCAAGAAAACCAGACCCGTCTGCGCCCAAGATAACCCGTCCGTGTACTGAATGTGGAAAGACATTCTGGTCATGGAAAGCCCTCTTCGGCCACATGCGCTGCCACCCTGAACGCCAATGGCGCGGTATTAACCCTCCACCACACCTACGTCATTCTCCGCCACCTTCTGATGATGACCTTGAGGTTGCCGCTAGTTTGCTCCTCCTTGCCAACTCCACTATCTCCTCGGCTAGGTTCGAGTGTTCGAGTTGTAAGAAAGCGTTCCCGACTCACCAAGCATTAGGAGGCCATCGCGCGAGTCATAAGAACGTTAAGGGCTGTTACGCCATTACTAAGGATGGTGGTGTTGAGGAGGAAGTCACCAATGCTATTGTCCAAGGGCAGAATTGTCATTTTGATTGTAATTTCGAAGAAATTGATCTTGGGTTGGGTGGACCGGCCTCTACGTCAAATTTCAGGTCTCGGCTTGACCCATCTACTCAGCCTGTTAAGGCCCAATTCGTTATCGATCTTAATCTACCTGCTCAGGATGTGGAGGATGTGGGTCGTCCGGCTGCAGATTATGGTGCTAGTATGCAATTAGATTTAAGATTAGGCATATGA